A stretch of the Microcebus murinus isolate Inina chromosome 6, M.murinus_Inina_mat1.0, whole genome shotgun sequence genome encodes the following:
- the IFT43 gene encoding intraflagellar transport protein 43 homolog isoform X2, producing MEALSGRPRAPPGEARPPVRAARGAGAPRRGLRGSERARAAGPGASGSRLPAAPRAHLRPPGRRAPAAPRRNGVRTLAAALPAAGSRGAAPASAKSAVGPSPFPRWVRGSLLSALVRLSLTSWVFSHEPQREGKAHCCPPLQHSTVSELSAGLRISAAPIPPHSWTLPSRLLLNHLVEDREVGQMSP from the coding sequence ATGGAGGCGCTTTCCGGAAGGCCGAGGGCGCCCCCTGGCGAGGCGAGGCCGCCAGTGCGGGcggcgcgcggggccggggcgcCGCGGAGGGGGCTGCGCGGGAGCGAGAGGGCGAGAGCGGCAGGACCCGGGGCCTCGGGGAGTCGCCTCCCCGCCGCCCCACGAGCGCACctccgcccgcccggccgccgcgCGCCAGCCGCTCCCCGCAGAAACGGCGTCCGGACGCTCGCGGCCGCCCTCCCCGCCGCGGGCTCGCGGGGAGCTGCGCCAGCGAGCGCTAAGTCAGCAGTTGGCCCGAGCCCATTTCCCAGATGGGTGAGGGGAAGCTTGCTCTCCGCTCTCGTTCGCCTCAGCCTGACCTCCTGGGTCTTTTCCCACGAGCCGCAGAGGGAAGGCAAGGCACATTGCTGCCCCCCCCTTCAACACAGCACTGTGTCCGAACTGAGCGCCGGCCTGAGAATTAGTGCTGCTCCCATCCCACCGCACTCCTGGACCCTTCCTAGCAG